One Gammaproteobacteria bacterium DNA window includes the following coding sequences:
- a CDS encoding serine protease has product MKLNDNYKKCVAFLQYQMSDGSFGYAGTCFFILHKSETKELGYVVTAKHVLDGVKHTGVGEIYIRLNLKDGETRVYETQIADWITHSDQTVDVAILPSGLPNEVDHLFYPSSACLTKEVEITAEISCGEEVVIAGLFKHHAGTNRNSPIVRVGNIALMPSEMINVSGQNRDVYLIESRSIGGLSGSPVFINLGHTRMIGGQIKQAGEYILPLFGIVLGHFDSDKNDIDSVSDSSDFKGQVNSGIAIVTPVAKLIEMLNLESAFKISK; this is encoded by the coding sequence TTGAAATTAAACGATAACTACAAAAAGTGCGTTGCTTTTTTACAATATCAAATGAGTGATGGGTCATTTGGATATGCAGGGACTTGTTTTTTCATTTTGCATAAATCAGAAACGAAAGAACTCGGATATGTTGTCACAGCTAAACATGTGCTCGATGGAGTGAAACATACTGGGGTCGGTGAAATTTATATAAGATTGAACTTGAAAGATGGGGAAACCCGCGTATATGAGACACAGATTGCAGATTGGATAACGCATTCGGACCAAACTGTTGATGTGGCAATTTTGCCAAGTGGCCTGCCGAATGAGGTTGATCATCTTTTTTATCCAAGTTCAGCCTGTCTGACAAAGGAAGTTGAGATAACGGCAGAAATTAGTTGCGGTGAAGAAGTTGTAATTGCGGGTTTATTCAAACATCACGCTGGTACAAATAGAAATTCACCAATCGTACGAGTAGGAAATATTGCCTTAATGCCAAGTGAAATGATCAATGTTTCAGGTCAAAATAGAGATGTGTATTTAATTGAGTCTAGATCGATCGGCGGACTAAGTGGGTCACCCGTATTTATAAATTTGGGACATACTAGAATGATAGGGGGTCAAATTAAACAAGCAGGTGAGTATATTTTACCATTATTTGGAATTGTGTTGGGGCATTTTGACTCCGATAAAAATGATATAGATAGTGTATCTGATAGCAGTGATTTTAAAGGGCAGGTCAATTCTGGTATTGCTATCGTGACACCAGTTGCGAAATTAATTGAAATGTTAAATTTAGAAAGCGCGTTTAAAATCAGTAAATAA
- a CDS encoding NmrA family NAD(P)-binding protein gives MFLKEPSESAFFAKSQSVFFVAGITGNVGSATARQLLAAGHKVRTVCRNPDKAVEWSSQGVDVRQGDFNDSAVLAKAMTGVAAAYLMLPPTLVYSSDFSKKMIAGFSEALRLASPPRLVVLSSIGSEQTSKLGVITSTHLLEQAFSNLSIPTAFIRAGSFIENYTHGMKWIALTGKLEFFMAPTERAIPMIATDDIGKEVARLLVKGWHGNKIVELGSPISPNDLARDMSVVLGKQIEAVAVSREKWATKMESFGLAPGTTKAYEEAMDGFNSGWIHFGVPGTEHIAGTTSPAEVFEKARKVQNVSIDIVESSSLNIMQSLNLSNN, from the coding sequence ATGTTTTTAAAAGAACCATCTGAGAGCGCATTTTTCGCCAAAAGTCAGAGTGTATTTTTTGTAGCAGGAATTACTGGCAATGTTGGGAGTGCTACCGCACGTCAATTGCTCGCTGCAGGACATAAAGTACGCACTGTGTGCCGTAATCCAGATAAAGCTGTTGAATGGTCTAGTCAGGGCGTTGATGTGCGCCAGGGAGACTTCAATGATTCAGCAGTTCTCGCGAAAGCTATGACTGGTGTTGCAGCAGCTTACTTAATGTTGCCTCCTACATTAGTTTACTCGTCAGACTTTTCAAAAAAAATGATTGCAGGTTTTAGCGAAGCTCTTCGCTTAGCATCACCACCACGACTAGTAGTGTTGTCTTCAATAGGGTCAGAGCAAACTAGCAAGCTTGGGGTTATAACTTCCACTCATTTGCTTGAACAAGCATTCAGTAATCTATCAATTCCAACAGCATTTATTCGAGCAGGTAGTTTCATTGAAAATTATACACATGGCATGAAGTGGATAGCTTTAACTGGTAAGCTTGAATTCTTCATGGCTCCAACAGAGCGTGCCATTCCAATGATTGCAACTGATGACATCGGCAAAGAAGTGGCTCGATTATTAGTTAAAGGGTGGCATGGTAATAAAATCGTGGAACTTGGTTCTCCGATAAGTCCAAACGATCTTGCTCGTGACATGAGCGTGGTGCTCGGCAAGCAAATTGAAGCAGTGGCTGTTTCTCGCGAAAAATGGGCAACTAAAATGGAATCATTTGGTTTAGCGCCAGGTACAACTAAGGCTTATGAAGAAGCAATGGATGGTTTTAATTCAGGATGGATTCATTTTGGTGTACCCGGCACTGAACATATTGCTGGCACAACCTCACCCGCTGAAGTATTTGAGAAGGCTAGAAAAGTGCAAAATGTAAGTATAGATATTGTAGAGTCATCATCACTTAATATAATGCAAAGTCTTAACCTATCTAATAATTAA
- a CDS encoding cell division protein ZapA, whose translation MNDITNTGNTVTVKLLGRDFQVKCPPDKVVDLQNAAVYLDSQMREVANSGKVQSLDRIAAIAALNVVYDLKSEKKQSHSFMETISNRIQNLHNKIEKALAEETA comes from the coding sequence ATGAATGATATAACTAACACAGGCAATACTGTTACCGTGAAATTATTAGGGCGCGATTTTCAAGTGAAATGTCCACCTGATAAAGTAGTAGATTTGCAAAATGCTGCAGTATATCTCGATTCACAAATGCGGGAAGTTGCAAATAGCGGGAAAGTTCAAAGTCTCGATAGAATTGCTGCGATTGCCGCATTAAACGTTGTTTACGATTTAAAATCAGAAAAAAAACAAAGCCATAGTTTTATGGAAACTATTAGTAATCGAATTCAAAATCTTCACAACAAAATTGAAAAAGCACTCGCAGAAGAAACTGCTTAA
- a CDS encoding AraC family transcriptional regulator yields MQNLPSDLAMLINLTSPKEGLNELPVPSVHCIKISQPSQYSKHRWWPSFGIVLQGYKELMMGRDVYHIQAGHYIATPIELQVTSRVRLVSSKQPFLSLVMRIDPLMLSELSAQLEQDSSQDIKNSVRAIFIGKASDKMMEVAIRLAKLIQAPEDAAIIGPLAIKEMLYHLLKSEDGPIIRQSVRSGSIMHKVSQAIYTLNSELSHDINIEALAEEANMSRSAFFKHFKKITAMSPIQYQKRLRLLEARRLMIDEAKTAETSAFTVGYKSTSQFNREYTRMFGSPPLRDAKRLAIRHT; encoded by the coding sequence ATGCAAAACTTGCCTTCTGATTTAGCTATGCTAATCAATCTTACTTCTCCTAAAGAAGGATTGAATGAATTACCTGTTCCAAGTGTGCACTGCATAAAAATCTCTCAGCCGTCGCAATATTCGAAGCATCGCTGGTGGCCATCTTTTGGTATTGTTTTACAAGGTTATAAAGAACTAATGATGGGCCGTGACGTTTATCACATACAAGCAGGGCATTACATCGCGACTCCTATTGAGCTGCAAGTTACTAGCAGAGTTCGTTTAGTATCTTCAAAGCAGCCATTTTTATCTTTAGTTATGCGCATTGATCCACTCATGCTTAGCGAATTATCTGCTCAACTAGAACAAGACAGTTCGCAAGATATAAAAAATTCTGTACGTGCAATTTTTATCGGAAAGGCCAGTGATAAAATGATGGAAGTTGCAATTCGTTTAGCAAAACTTATACAAGCACCAGAGGATGCAGCAATTATTGGACCCTTGGCCATCAAAGAAATGCTGTACCATTTATTAAAAAGTGAAGATGGCCCTATCATTCGACAGTCCGTGCGCTCTGGCAGCATTATGCATAAAGTATCTCAGGCAATTTATACCTTAAATTCTGAATTGAGTCATGATATCAATATAGAAGCTTTAGCAGAAGAAGCCAACATGAGTCGCTCTGCTTTTTTTAAGCACTTTAAAAAAATTACTGCAATGAGCCCAATTCAATATCAAAAACGTCTGCGTTTATTAGAAGCAAGACGCTTAATGATCGATGAAGCTAAAACTGCCGAGACTTCAGCTTTTACAGTTGGATATAAGAGTACTTCACAATTTAACCGAGAATATACACGTATGTTTGGCAGTCCTCCTTTACGAGATGCAAAACGATTGGCGATTCGGCACACTTGA
- a CDS encoding rhomboid family intramembrane serine protease: MNDIIANLTALINAMEVNSFFLLTAIAIMWVINFVNWWVLGSRLNIFGVYPRRLWGLIGIPVSPILHGHFNHLFFNTFPLFILANLVFLKGFAIFYFVTAFIVIGSGIVVWIIGRPAFHLGASGLIMGYWSYLIIQAYNEQTIMSLVLGAISLYYFGGLLLDLFPDKREVSWEAHLSGFASGIAAYYYAPPLLLHYGALFGISK; this comes from the coding sequence ATGAACGATATTATTGCAAATTTAACGGCTCTCATCAACGCAATGGAAGTCAATTCTTTTTTCCTTTTAACCGCTATTGCGATAATGTGGGTTATCAATTTTGTGAATTGGTGGGTTCTTGGTTCACGATTAAATATCTTCGGCGTATATCCTCGTCGTTTGTGGGGATTAATCGGCATTCCAGTTTCTCCTATTTTACACGGACATTTTAATCACTTATTTTTTAATACTTTCCCTTTATTCATTTTGGCAAATCTTGTATTTCTAAAAGGATTTGCAATTTTTTATTTTGTGACTGCATTCATTGTAATCGGAAGTGGAATTGTAGTTTGGATTATTGGACGACCCGCTTTTCATTTAGGCGCCAGCGGACTCATTATGGGTTACTGGAGTTATCTCATTATTCAAGCCTATAATGAACAAACCATTATGTCGCTCGTATTAGGCGCTATTAGTTTGTACTATTTTGGTGGACTATTACTCGATTTATTTCCTGACAAACGCGAAGTCTCTTGGGAGGCTCACTTATCTGGATTTGCAAGCGGCATTGCTGCCTATTATTACGCGCCACCTCTCTTACTACATTATGGCGCATTATTTGGAATATCAAAATGA
- a CDS encoding Fic family protein, whose protein sequence is MAKPFHKLLAESLTRAEEMSKDGIVRTEAISRVDRERLQKGGWLMPVASGWYLLCSPQAKEGESTVWYASYWHFIAQYLKFRLDDDYCLSAESSLDVHVSSTVIPKQLIVMTKYGPNQTISLPFEVSILIYKDRKKFPQEVETKDNIRVMPITLALCRVSNTFFEKDPISAEIALSLIRDPSQLNTILLDSGAVMAAGRLAGAYQHIGRENFGEQIIGAMNAAGYDVKSTNPFLSSQKTFSVKEYMTSPYKARIISMWSALRENIIKTFPQKAYTKYKIDDLIDKINEIYVNDAYHSLSIEGYRVSKELIVKIRDGNWNPNNNDFDRDQRNAMAAKGYYNAFNAVKNSIRKIFAGDDVAKTIKHDLTIWYQELFSPSIEAGLIERKQLAGYRNDRVFIRNSLHTPPPKEAVLDCMEAFFQCLSNEDNPVARAILGHFIFVFIHPYMDGNGRIGRFIMNVLWVTAGYSWTIVRVESRRQYMESLEKASVNNDIIDFSRFLAHDMSVKW, encoded by the coding sequence ATGGCAAAACCATTTCACAAACTATTAGCCGAATCGCTAACCCGCGCTGAAGAGATGAGCAAAGACGGTATTGTACGCACTGAAGCAATATCCAGGGTGGATCGTGAACGACTTCAGAAAGGTGGCTGGTTAATGCCAGTTGCTTCGGGCTGGTATTTACTTTGTTCACCCCAAGCAAAGGAAGGCGAAAGCACTGTTTGGTATGCAAGTTATTGGCACTTCATTGCTCAGTACCTGAAATTCCGTTTAGATGATGATTATTGTCTGTCTGCTGAATCGTCTCTTGATGTACACGTAAGTAGCACCGTTATACCAAAGCAACTCATTGTTATGACAAAATATGGACCAAATCAGACAATCTCATTACCATTCGAAGTCAGCATCCTTATTTATAAAGATAGAAAAAAATTTCCGCAGGAAGTTGAAACCAAAGATAATATAAGGGTAATGCCTATCACTTTGGCGCTCTGCCGTGTGTCAAATACATTTTTTGAAAAGGATCCAATTAGTGCTGAAATTGCATTGAGTTTGATTCGAGACCCAAGTCAGCTTAATACAATTTTATTGGACTCTGGCGCGGTAATGGCTGCAGGAAGATTGGCAGGCGCGTATCAGCACATCGGTCGTGAAAACTTCGGCGAACAAATAATTGGTGCGATGAATGCAGCCGGCTATGATGTAAAATCGACTAATCCATTTTTGTCTAGCCAAAAGACTTTTTCAGTAAAAGAATACATGACTTCACCATACAAGGCGCGAATAATAAGTATGTGGAGCGCATTACGTGAAAATATTATCAAAACATTTCCACAGAAAGCGTATACTAAATACAAAATTGATGATCTCATAGATAAGATCAATGAGATCTACGTGAACGATGCGTATCACTCACTTTCCATAGAAGGTTATCGAGTATCGAAAGAACTCATTGTAAAAATTAGAGATGGGAATTGGAATCCAAATAATAATGACTTTGACAGAGATCAGCGCAATGCGATGGCTGCTAAAGGTTATTACAATGCCTTTAACGCTGTAAAAAATAGTATCCGAAAAATTTTCGCGGGAGACGACGTTGCCAAGACAATTAAGCATGATCTGACAATTTGGTATCAAGAGTTATTTTCACCATCGATAGAAGCAGGATTAATCGAGAGAAAGCAATTGGCTGGTTACCGTAACGATAGGGTCTTTATTCGAAATTCTTTGCATACTCCGCCTCCAAAGGAAGCAGTATTGGATTGTATGGAAGCGTTTTTTCAATGTTTGTCTAACGAAGACAATCCAGTCGCACGTGCAATTTTGGGCCATTTTATTTTCGTATTTATTCATCCGTATATGGATGGTAACGGTCGCATCGGGCGTTTCATCATGAATGTTTTATGGGTAACTGCTGGTTATTCGTGGACAATCGTTAGAGTAGAATCGAGAAGACAATATATGGAGTCTCTTGAAAAAGCATCTGTTAACAATGACATTATTGATTTTAGTAGGTTTCTTGCTCATGATATGTCAGTAAAGTGGTAA
- a CDS encoding 5-formyltetrahydrofolate cyclo-ligase translates to MNLLTKSAVRSTILAKRRALTYDEIHHASQEACERLISTSLWQQSEHIAFYIAHDGEIDPTPLIDLATSQNKICYLPALATTDLKHLVIVRYELEDILIKNRYGIPEPLQDEHKIIAPEKLELVLVPLVAFDTTGTRLGMGVGYYDRTFAFLNEPNQTRHPQLVGFAYDFQQQDHLEGDAWDVRLDWIVTDEEIYHTQKSE, encoded by the coding sequence ATGAATCTTCTAACAAAAAGCGCCGTTCGATCCACCATTCTCGCTAAACGGCGAGCCTTAACCTATGACGAAATTCATCATGCCAGCCAAGAAGCTTGCGAGCGCCTTATCAGCACATCGCTTTGGCAACAGTCTGAACATATCGCTTTTTACATCGCTCATGATGGCGAAATCGACCCTACACCCCTGATAGATTTAGCCACATCACAAAATAAAATTTGTTACCTCCCTGCGCTCGCAACTACCGATCTTAAACATTTGGTTATAGTGCGCTACGAACTTGAAGACATACTCATAAAAAACCGCTATGGAATTCCTGAACCACTACAAGATGAACATAAAATCATTGCACCAGAAAAATTAGAGCTTGTGTTAGTACCACTTGTGGCTTTCGACACAACAGGAACACGACTTGGCATGGGCGTTGGCTATTATGATCGAACCTTTGCATTTTTAAATGAACCCAATCAGACTAGACATCCGCAATTGGTAGGTTTCGCGTATGATTTTCAACAACAAGATCATTTAGAAGGCGATGCATGGGATGTGAGACTCGATTGGATTGTCACTGATGAAGAAATCTATCATACTCAAAAAAGTGAATAA
- a CDS encoding alpha/beta hydrolase, which produces MSHEKGAGKEPPKRKNKLEQLAGEKPPGPTAVHSNENNADALLGKRERSPRAQADVSQRSKLARMGLPESQAATSEESPRADSSGSKKSKQERMLGETTTETFVDPNYTESKSTVNLASVVIGRIICSVILTDRPTIPDETFKQNLSVVSQLAGDPKHSPLTIITEDGARVSGLKVEADPPTTKTIIAFQGQKGNFQDQQQLERVFEIARETGCNVVAFNYRDNPSSKQHFINDALTTTNYVTDRMGVSPKDISFYGESFGGTVAAETALQLKNNSEKEVKVVLFRTPKSLADAVKMIDLEALLKKPAMALLQEIKTKIGETQLVKYILNKGINGDFEAQEAVMQLNQDNVKCVRVEGDPIIHKKANVEHKNMSVCTTKEDDKHNASPSSLSDRSTKWVRAGQNATQERQNGFDLLREHSNPGFKQQQQVVSAAKK; this is translated from the coding sequence ATGAGTCATGAGAAAGGCGCGGGGAAAGAACCTCCAAAAAGAAAGAATAAATTAGAACAATTAGCGGGTGAAAAACCACCTGGACCGACTGCTGTACATTCAAACGAAAACAATGCGGATGCACTATTAGGCAAAAGAGAACGAAGCCCAAGAGCCCAAGCAGATGTCTCACAAAGAAGTAAACTTGCTCGCATGGGACTTCCTGAATCACAAGCAGCCACTTCAGAAGAAAGTCCCAGAGCAGATAGTTCCGGATCCAAAAAAAGTAAACAAGAACGCATGCTAGGAGAGACAACCACAGAAACTTTTGTCGATCCAAATTACACCGAAAGCAAATCAACTGTAAATCTCGCATCAGTCGTTATAGGAAGAATAATTTGTTCTGTTATATTAACGGATCGCCCAACGATTCCAGACGAAACCTTCAAACAAAATTTATCTGTGGTAAGTCAGTTAGCTGGAGATCCAAAACATAGCCCTCTTACAATCATCACGGAAGACGGCGCAAGAGTCTCGGGTCTAAAAGTTGAAGCAGACCCACCAACAACTAAAACTATTATAGCTTTTCAAGGTCAAAAAGGAAATTTTCAAGATCAACAACAATTAGAACGTGTTTTTGAAATTGCTCGAGAGACGGGCTGTAATGTTGTCGCCTTTAACTACAGGGATAATCCAAGTTCTAAACAGCATTTTATAAACGATGCATTGACAACAACAAATTATGTGACAGATCGCATGGGCGTGAGCCCTAAAGACATTTCATTTTATGGCGAATCTTTTGGAGGAACAGTAGCAGCTGAAACCGCCTTACAACTAAAAAATAATTCAGAAAAAGAGGTTAAAGTTGTTTTATTCAGAACACCTAAATCTCTAGCTGATGCAGTTAAAATGATTGACCTTGAAGCTTTGTTAAAAAAACCTGCGATGGCACTTTTACAAGAAATAAAAACAAAAATTGGCGAAACACAGCTTGTTAAATATATTCTGAATAAAGGTATCAACGGTGATTTTGAAGCACAAGAAGCGGTAATGCAACTAAACCAAGATAATGTGAAATGCGTACGAGTTGAAGGCGATCCTATAATACATAAAAAAGCGAATGTCGAACACAAGAACATGTCAGTGTGCACAACAAAAGAAGATGACAAACATAACGCTTCACCCTCTTCATTATCTGATAGGTCAACAAAATGGGTAAGAGCGGGACAAAACGCGACTCAAGAACGACAAAACGGATTTGATTTACTTCGTGAACACTCTAATCCTGGATTCAAACAACAACAACAGGTTGTTTCAGCGGCTAAAAAATAG
- a CDS encoding GNAT family N-acetyltransferase produces MKYTISYESDPRHQDIQILYDGLKEHMIAKRDLKPISFFGYFIKDENDNIVGGCNGCFIYGCLVVDTLWVAESLRGQGYGTKLMQKAECIGMENECHFMTVNTMDWEALDFYKKLGFTVEFERKGFDKDSIFYFLRKDLT; encoded by the coding sequence ATGAAATATACTATCAGCTATGAATCTGATCCAAGGCATCAAGATATTCAGATATTATATGATGGCCTAAAAGAGCATATGATAGCCAAACGCGACTTAAAGCCAATTAGTTTCTTTGGGTACTTCATCAAAGATGAAAACGACAACATTGTCGGTGGGTGTAATGGATGTTTCATATATGGCTGTCTCGTTGTCGACACTCTTTGGGTTGCTGAATCGTTGCGTGGACAAGGTTATGGAACGAAGCTTATGCAAAAGGCAGAATGTATAGGTATGGAAAATGAATGTCATTTTATGACGGTGAACACGATGGATTGGGAGGCTCTCGATTTCTATAAAAAGTTGGGTTTCACCGTAGAATTTGAACGTAAAGGTTTTGATAAAGACTCAATATTTTATTTTCTACGGAAAGACTTAACATGA
- a CDS encoding GNAT family N-acetyltransferase encodes MKIDILEAPVDKVPVIQNMARFYAYDLSKSCGFYSLFDWSFPEDGLYEALDLSNYWKPDHYPFLIRVDGELAGFVLIDKIGTTSDVDWNMGQFFIVGKYQGKGVGRQVAVQIFEKFSGTWEVMQMPDNIPAIAFWKKVIAGYTNNKYSEERKIIQEPQPHENIVLKFIVA; translated from the coding sequence ATGAAAATTGATATACTTGAAGCTCCGGTTGATAAAGTGCCTGTTATACAAAACATGGCAAGATTCTATGCTTATGACTTATCAAAATCCTGCGGATTTTATAGTCTTTTTGACTGGTCATTTCCCGAAGACGGCCTCTACGAAGCGCTTGATTTAAGTAATTACTGGAAACCAGATCATTATCCTTTTTTGATAAGAGTCGATGGTGAGTTAGCAGGATTTGTGCTAATTGATAAAATCGGTACAACATCCGATGTTGATTGGAACATGGGACAGTTTTTTATTGTCGGTAAATACCAAGGAAAAGGTGTTGGTCGCCAAGTGGCTGTACAGATATTTGAGAAATTTTCAGGAACTTGGGAAGTAATGCAAATGCCAGATAATATCCCAGCCATAGCATTTTGGAAAAAAGTTATTGCTGGCTATACGAATAATAAATATTCAGAAGAAAGAAAAATTATCCAAGAGCCTCAGCCCCACGAAAATATCGTTCTTAAATTTATTGTTGCTTAA
- a CDS encoding peptide chain release factor-like protein, producing the protein MITLNKWKQLNNQMQQLNIADSDLVEKFIIGSGHGGQKLQKTASCVYLKHIPTGLEIKCQKSRMREENRFHARRRLIEKIEEQLFEKKSQHQQEAEKIRRQKRRRSRRSKLKMLADKKQHAGVKKLRKTPSGED; encoded by the coding sequence ATGATCACACTGAATAAGTGGAAACAACTCAATAATCAAATGCAACAACTTAACATTGCTGATTCTGATCTTGTTGAAAAATTTATCATAGGCTCTGGACATGGCGGACAAAAATTACAAAAAACGGCCTCATGTGTTTATTTGAAACATATTCCTACTGGACTCGAAATAAAATGTCAAAAATCACGCATGCGCGAAGAAAATCGTTTTCATGCTCGCCGTCGACTCATTGAGAAAATCGAAGAACAACTTTTTGAGAAAAAAAGCCAACATCAACAAGAGGCTGAAAAAATCCGCCGCCAAAAACGCCGCCGCTCACGACGTTCAAAGCTCAAAATGCTCGCCGATAAAAAACAACATGCCGGAGTCAAAAAACTACGAAAAACTCCCAGCGGTGAAGATTAA